In Prunus dulcis chromosome 1, ALMONDv2, whole genome shotgun sequence, the following are encoded in one genomic region:
- the LOC117614333 gene encoding transcription factor MYB16-like, which translates to MGRSPCCEKVGLKKGPWTPEEDQKLLTYIEHHGHGSWRALPPKAGLQRCGKSCRLRWTNYLRPDIKRGKFSLQEEQSIIQLHALIGNRWSAIATHLPKRTDNEIKNYWNTHLKKRLTKLGIDPMTHKPRHHHGSGSGHAKDAANISHMAQWESARLEAEARLVRESKLQVISTTNPNHLLISSSSDATHQGHVINKAPPGLPCLDVLRAWQGTWSTKPTVRNVNSTIISGGSMMSMDDLESPTSTLNFPHINALNPPMQNAVNINGLNENPVVPSEVLQDNVNVTFGCMDACAATLAWFVEEGTLRSGNDEEVGNVIIPAGVSNIMMEDFTDVLVYNSSLAGEISDNGGSNFEENRSYWDSIYSIW; encoded by the exons ATGGGGAGGTCACCATGCTGTGAGAAGGTGGGTTTGAAAAAAGGACCATGGACTCCTGAGGAAGACCAGAAGCTCTTGACTTACATCGAACACCATGGCCATGGAAGCTGGCGTGCCTTGCCGCCAAAAGCAG GGCTCCAAAGATGTGGGAAGAGCTGTCGTCTGAGGTGGACCAATTACCTGAGGCCCGACATCAAAAGAGGGAAGTTTAGTTTGCAAGAAGAACAGAGTATCATTCAGCTCCATGCTCTTATCGGAAACAG GTGGTCGGCTATAGCAACTCATTTGCCTAAGAGGACGGACAATGAGATCAAGAACTACTGGAACACACAtctcaagaagagactaaccAAGCTGGGCATCGATCCCATGACCCACAAGCCGAGGCACCACCACGGCTCCGGCAGCGGCCACGCTAAGGACGCTGCCAACATAAGCCACATGGCTCAGTGGGAGAGCGCCCGCCTTGAAGCCGAAGCCAGGCTCGTTAGAGAATCCAAGCTGCAGGTCATCTCCACCACCAACCCCAACCACCTCCTGATCAGCAGCTCCTCCGACGCAACCCATCAAGGTCACGTCATCAACAAAGCTCCGCCGGGTCTGCCGTGTTTGGATGTGCTCAGAGCATGGCAAGGAACATGGTCGACAAAGCCCACGGTTAGAAACGTTAACAGCACAATTATTTCGGGTGGTTCTATGATGTCCATGGACGACCTCGAGTCTCCAACATCCACCTTGAACTTCCCACATATTAACGCACTTAATCCTCCAATGCAAAATGCCGTTAACATTAACGGGCTCAACGAAAATCCTGTGGTTCCATCCGAGGTATTGCAGGACAATGTTAATGTTACATTTGGTTGTATGGATGCTTGTGCTGCTACACTTGCGTGGTTTGTGGAGGAGGGTACGTTAAGGTCAGGGAATGATGAGGAGGTCGGGAATGTGATAATCCCAGCTGGAGTTTCAAATATCATGATGGAGGACTTCACTGATGTTTTGGTTTACAACTCGTCGCTGGCCGGAGAGATCTCTGATAACGGCGGCAGCAACTTTGAGGAGAACAGGAGCTACTGGGACAGTATATACTCAATCTGGTGA